The Actinocatenispora sera genome has a window encoding:
- a CDS encoding DUF4350 domain-containing protein: MTTRSTRRRLRFRRWMAPAAAVVLLFTGTIVTWAVQRVTPADAQFLEPASRAGIGSAAIAHRLAAAGAPVHRVGSSAAALSGATGDATLLVTAPGYVQPAHLARLLGTHRYGRVVLVAPSPAVLDEQRLPARRTGSRWTTGVADAGCAGVRSAGPAAVRGDTYTATAPGAHRCYAGGVLQLPASGGPQVVLVGAADVFRNDRIGEHRNAALAAALLGTRPVVWLSLHRPEPVEQAPLPPAPTISPDRPHPTATGPTFQPPSATVGPDSGSGAGGDSSAGGDPPNPLWSALPPWVWAIVVQLLVAAVLFAAWRARRLGGPVSEPLPVLVPSTETVLGRARLYRRSNARAAAAAALRAGTLRRLRAGVGDAAEATGTEALATASGWPIERVESVLYGSAPERDDELRALAADLAELRRRVLDPHDGSTRQETGRAGHR, encoded by the coding sequence ATGACGACTCGATCGACCCGGCGGCGGTTGCGGTTCCGGCGCTGGATGGCGCCGGCGGCGGCGGTCGTGCTGCTGTTCACCGGCACGATCGTGACCTGGGCGGTGCAGCGGGTCACGCCGGCCGACGCGCAGTTCCTGGAGCCGGCCTCGCGCGCCGGCATCGGCTCCGCGGCGATCGCGCACCGGCTGGCCGCCGCGGGCGCGCCGGTGCACCGGGTGGGCAGCTCGGCGGCGGCCCTGTCGGGCGCCACCGGCGACGCGACGCTGCTGGTCACGGCGCCGGGCTACGTGCAGCCGGCGCACCTCGCTCGGCTGCTGGGCACCCACCGGTACGGCCGGGTCGTGCTGGTCGCGCCGTCCCCAGCGGTGCTGGACGAGCAGCGGCTGCCCGCCCGCCGTACCGGCAGCCGGTGGACCACCGGGGTGGCCGACGCGGGCTGCGCCGGCGTGCGGTCGGCCGGGCCGGCGGCGGTCCGCGGTGACACGTACACGGCGACCGCGCCCGGCGCGCACCGGTGCTACGCCGGCGGCGTACTACAACTGCCGGCGAGCGGCGGACCGCAGGTGGTGCTGGTCGGCGCGGCGGACGTGTTCCGCAACGACCGGATCGGCGAGCATCGCAACGCGGCGCTGGCCGCGGCACTGCTCGGCACCCGCCCGGTGGTCTGGCTGAGCCTGCACCGGCCGGAGCCGGTGGAGCAGGCCCCGCTGCCGCCGGCACCGACCATCAGCCCGGACCGGCCGCATCCGACGGCGACCGGCCCCACGTTCCAGCCGCCCTCGGCGACGGTGGGCCCCGACTCCGGTTCCGGGGCGGGCGGCGACTCGTCGGCCGGCGGTGACCCGCCGAACCCGCTGTGGTCGGCGCTGCCACCCTGGGTGTGGGCGATCGTGGTCCAGCTGCTGGTCGCGGCGGTACTGTTCGCCGCGTGGCGGGCCCGGCGGCTCGGCGGGCCGGTGAGCGAACCGCTGCCGGTACTGGTGCCGAGCACCGAGACGGTCCTCGGCCGGGCCCGGCTGTACCGGCGCTCGAACGCGCGCGCGGCGGCCGCCGCGGCGCTGCGGGCCGGTACCCTTCGGCGGTTGCGGGCCGGGGTCGGCGACGCCGCCGAGGCGACCGGCACGGAGGCGCTGGCCACCGCGTCCGGTTGGCCGATCGAACGGGTCGAGTCGGTGTTGTACGGTTCGGCACCGGAGCGCGACGACGAACTGCGCGCGCTCGCCGCCGACCTGGCCGAGCTGCGACGCCGGGTGCTCGACCCGCATGACGGCAGTACGAGACAGGAGACTGGGCGTGCAGGACATCGGTGA
- a CDS encoding CASTOR/POLLUX-related putative ion channel produces the protein MPAITFRRRIRYWFDRTMSRGTPALVGWLAVASLAVVVIGGVLAWLVELLVHPGSSEGEPHGLLASLWQAVLHAMDPGTVAGDTGHWWYIAIAFLITIGGIMIVTAFIGVLTTGLDAKLTDLRKGRSEVLEQGHTVVLGWSDQVFTVLSELAEANENQRKSCVAILADRDKVEMEDEIRAKVPDVGRMRIVCRTGDPVDPDDIMIVNPAEAKSVIILPLAESNPDANLVRTLLAINRAREGTAQPCPIVGCVSETKNLAAARLAGGPNAYLIDANDIAARLIVQTCRQSGLSVVYTDLLDFGGDEVYLKEEPALVGHTYADALHAYRTSSIIGILGADGRNVVNPDSRTPIRPGDRLIAISEDDDTVVLSPTGPAPVHGPAITAIPNSPPIKERTLILGWNARAEGVLRQLDQYVSPGSEAHVVASHPDAGPCMRKLTVTNMLLDLKSEDSSDRAVLEQLRVQDFDHIIVLCGDDVDPQLADSRTLATLLQLRDMEQQLGDRFSIVSEMADDRNRALAQVTQADDFIVSDKLLTLMMTQVSENPHLAQLFNDLFDADGCEIYLKPAGRYVRPGVPINYQTVVEAARAKGESAIGYRVATQSHQPPTFGIVLNPDKAAPLTIRPGDSVIVLAED, from the coding sequence GTGCCCGCCATCACGTTCCGTCGACGAATCCGGTACTGGTTCGACCGGACGATGTCCAGGGGCACCCCCGCCCTCGTCGGCTGGCTCGCCGTCGCCTCGCTCGCCGTCGTCGTCATCGGCGGCGTCCTGGCCTGGCTGGTGGAGTTGCTGGTCCACCCCGGCTCCAGCGAGGGCGAGCCGCATGGGCTGCTCGCCTCGCTGTGGCAGGCCGTCCTGCACGCCATGGACCCCGGCACCGTCGCCGGCGACACCGGGCACTGGTGGTACATCGCGATCGCGTTCCTGATCACCATCGGCGGGATCATGATCGTCACCGCCTTCATCGGTGTGCTCACCACCGGCCTGGACGCGAAGCTCACCGACCTGCGCAAGGGTCGTTCGGAGGTGCTCGAGCAGGGACACACCGTCGTACTCGGCTGGTCCGACCAGGTGTTCACGGTGCTGTCGGAGCTTGCCGAGGCCAACGAGAACCAGCGCAAGTCGTGCGTGGCGATCCTGGCCGACCGGGACAAGGTCGAGATGGAGGACGAGATCCGGGCCAAGGTGCCCGACGTCGGCCGGATGCGCATCGTCTGCCGCACCGGCGATCCGGTGGACCCGGACGACATCATGATCGTCAACCCGGCCGAGGCGAAGTCGGTGATCATCCTGCCGCTCGCGGAGTCGAACCCGGACGCCAACCTGGTCCGTACCCTGCTCGCGATCAACCGGGCCCGCGAGGGCACCGCCCAGCCCTGCCCGATCGTCGGGTGCGTGAGCGAGACGAAGAACCTCGCCGCGGCCCGGCTCGCCGGCGGCCCGAACGCGTACCTGATCGACGCGAACGACATCGCGGCCCGGCTCATCGTCCAGACCTGCCGGCAGTCCGGGCTGTCGGTGGTGTACACCGACCTGCTCGACTTCGGCGGCGACGAGGTGTACCTGAAGGAGGAGCCGGCGCTGGTCGGGCACACCTACGCCGACGCGCTGCACGCGTACCGCACCTCGTCGATCATCGGGATCCTCGGCGCGGACGGGCGGAACGTCGTCAACCCGGACAGCCGGACGCCGATCCGGCCCGGCGACCGGCTGATCGCGATCTCCGAGGACGACGACACCGTCGTGCTGTCGCCCACCGGCCCGGCACCGGTGCACGGCCCCGCGATCACCGCGATCCCGAACTCGCCGCCGATCAAGGAACGCACCCTGATCCTCGGCTGGAACGCCCGCGCCGAGGGCGTGCTGCGCCAGCTCGACCAGTACGTGTCGCCCGGCTCCGAGGCGCACGTGGTGGCGAGCCATCCCGATGCCGGCCCGTGCATGCGCAAGCTCACCGTGACCAACATGCTGCTCGACCTCAAGTCCGAGGACAGCTCGGACCGGGCGGTACTGGAACAGCTGCGGGTCCAGGACTTCGACCACATCATCGTGCTGTGCGGCGACGACGTCGATCCGCAGCTGGCCGACTCGCGTACCCTCGCCACGCTGCTGCAGCTGCGCGACATGGAACAGCAGCTCGGCGACCGGTTCTCCATCGTCAGCGAGATGGCGGACGACCGGAACCGGGCGCTCGCCCAGGTCACCCAGGCCGACGACTTCATCGTCAGCGACAAGCTGCTGACGCTGATGATGACGCAGGTGTCGGAGAACCCGCACCTGGCCCAGCTGTTCAACGACCTGTTCGACGCCGACGGCTGCGAGATCTACCTCAAGCCGGCCGGCCGGTACGTGCGGCCGGGGGTGCCGATCAACTACCAGACGGTGGTCGAGGCGGCCCGGGCGAAGGGCGAGTCGGCGATCGGCTACCGGGTCGCGACGCAGTCGCACCAGCCGCCGACGTTCGGCATCGTGCTCAACCCGGACAAGGCGGCGCCGCTGACCATCCGCCCCGGCGACAGCGTCATCGTGCTCGCCGAGGACTGA
- a CDS encoding DUF4267 domain-containing protein produces MTIAGTVIAAVISAALVWIGIRFLVVPRAAAAGYGIPADPDGDAGTYLSVKGNRDLACALMIAVPLILGAHTVAGWILFAGSVAAFADCLTVLRRGGPKIVAYAVHAGTGVLAVVGGLLLLLG; encoded by the coding sequence ATGACCATCGCCGGTACCGTCATCGCCGCCGTGATCTCCGCCGCCCTGGTGTGGATCGGAATCCGGTTCCTCGTCGTCCCGCGAGCCGCAGCCGCCGGCTACGGCATCCCCGCCGACCCCGACGGCGACGCCGGCACCTACCTGTCGGTCAAGGGCAACCGCGACCTCGCCTGCGCGCTGATGATCGCGGTGCCGCTGATCCTCGGCGCGCACACCGTCGCCGGCTGGATCCTGTTCGCCGGCAGCGTGGCCGCGTTCGCCGACTGCCTGACCGTGCTGCGGCGCGGCGGCCCGAAGATCGTCGCGTACGCGGTGCACGCCGGCACCGGCGTCCTCGCCGTGGTGGGCGGCCTGCTCCTGCTGCTCGGCTGA
- a CDS encoding dihydrofolate reductase family protein: protein MARIVISENVSVDGVVEVGEGFDRGDWYGRIGAADREAWAKLEYDEALGADALLLGRRTYEWFVAQGWPSRSGGWADRLRELPKYVVAGTTDADSWANTTVLTGPVTEAVAALKRERSGEIVLYGSGRLARALLAADLVDELRLVTYPFVVGAGERLFGATDAVWPLRLAESRTVGENLTRLTLRPA, encoded by the coding sequence ATGGCAAGGATCGTGATCAGCGAGAACGTTTCGGTCGACGGCGTCGTCGAGGTGGGCGAGGGCTTCGACCGGGGCGACTGGTACGGCCGGATCGGGGCGGCCGACCGGGAGGCCTGGGCGAAGCTGGAGTACGACGAGGCGCTCGGTGCGGACGCGCTGTTGCTGGGCCGGCGGACGTACGAGTGGTTCGTGGCGCAGGGCTGGCCGTCGCGTTCCGGCGGCTGGGCGGACCGGCTGCGCGAGCTGCCCAAGTACGTCGTGGCCGGGACCACCGACGCGGACAGCTGGGCGAACACCACGGTACTGACCGGCCCGGTCACCGAGGCGGTCGCGGCGCTGAAGCGGGAGCGCAGCGGCGAGATCGTGCTGTACGGCAGCGGCCGGCTGGCGCGCGCCCTGCTGGCGGCGGACCTGGTCGACGAGCTGCGGTTGGTGACATACCCGTTCGTGGTCGGCGCCGGCGAGCGGCTGTTCGGTGCGACCGACGCCGTGTGGCCGTTGCGCCTGGCCGAGAGCCGAACGGTGGGGGAGAACCTCACCCGGCTCACCCTCCGCCCGGCCTGA
- a CDS encoding MarR family winged helix-turn-helix transcriptional regulator — protein sequence MPPRHRDTDRTPSRLEGRATWLVSRAYARSSGLLNAGFGAGGDGLRGYHYRLLAALAEWGPASQAQLGRQTGIDRSDVTAALAELESRRLVERSADPDHGRRKIVTITAAGSDQLHRLDQVVDGIQDDFLAPLTPAERDRLVALLTRLVDAPR from the coding sequence GTGCCTCCCCGACATCGCGACACCGACCGCACCCCGAGCCGCCTCGAGGGCCGGGCGACCTGGCTGGTCAGCCGGGCGTACGCGCGTTCTTCTGGGCTGCTCAACGCCGGCTTCGGGGCCGGCGGGGACGGGCTGCGCGGCTACCACTACCGCCTGCTCGCCGCGCTGGCGGAGTGGGGACCGGCGAGCCAGGCGCAGCTGGGCCGGCAGACCGGGATCGACCGCAGCGACGTGACCGCCGCGCTGGCCGAACTGGAGTCACGCCGGCTGGTCGAGCGCTCGGCCGATCCCGACCACGGGCGGCGGAAGATCGTCACGATCACCGCCGCCGGGTCCGACCAGCTGCACCGGCTCGACCAGGTCGTCGACGGCATCCAGGACGATTTCCTCGCGCCGCTGACCCCGGCCGAGCGGGACCGGCTCGTCGCCCTGCTCACCCGCCTGGTGGACGCACCACGCTGA
- a CDS encoding AAA family ATPase, with the protein MPDPPAIDEDGDARAALGRLRAEVSKVVVGQDAVVSGLVIALVCRGHVLLEGVPGVAKTLLVRTLARALSLSHKRIQFTPDLMPGDVTGSLVYDARSAEFEFREGPVFTNLLLADEINRTPPKTQSALLEAMEERQVTIDGVARTLPDPFTVAATQNPIEYEGTYTLPEAQLDRFLLKLTVPLPERTAELAMLSAHHRGFDPHDLAAAGVQPVAGPADLAAAHRQAGAVQVADVVLAYLLDVCRATRTAPSLALGASPRASAALLSAVKAWAWLAGRDFVTPDDVKALLRPVLRHRVRLRPEAELAGVTSDAVLDSVLASVPTPR; encoded by the coding sequence ATGCCGGACCCGCCGGCGATCGACGAGGACGGGGACGCCCGGGCGGCGCTGGGCCGGCTGCGCGCCGAGGTGAGCAAGGTCGTGGTCGGCCAGGACGCGGTGGTCTCGGGCCTGGTGATCGCGCTGGTGTGCCGCGGCCACGTGCTGCTGGAGGGCGTGCCGGGGGTGGCGAAGACGCTGCTGGTGCGCACGCTGGCGCGGGCGTTGTCGCTGTCGCACAAGCGGATCCAGTTCACCCCGGACCTGATGCCGGGCGACGTCACCGGTTCGCTGGTGTACGACGCGCGCAGCGCCGAGTTCGAGTTCCGCGAGGGGCCGGTGTTCACCAACCTGCTGCTCGCCGACGAGATCAACCGGACGCCGCCGAAGACGCAGTCTGCGCTGCTGGAGGCGATGGAGGAGCGGCAGGTCACCATCGACGGGGTGGCCCGCACCCTGCCGGATCCGTTCACGGTCGCCGCCACCCAGAACCCGATCGAGTACGAGGGGACCTACACGCTGCCGGAGGCGCAGCTGGACCGGTTCCTGCTGAAGCTGACGGTACCGCTGCCGGAGCGCACCGCGGAGCTGGCGATGCTGTCCGCGCACCATCGCGGCTTCGACCCGCACGACCTCGCCGCGGCCGGCGTGCAGCCGGTGGCCGGGCCGGCCGACCTGGCCGCGGCGCACCGGCAGGCCGGTGCGGTGCAGGTCGCCGACGTGGTCCTCGCGTACCTGCTGGACGTGTGCCGGGCGACCCGGACGGCGCCGTCGCTGGCGCTGGGTGCCTCGCCGCGCGCCTCGGCCGCGCTGCTGTCGGCGGTGAAGGCGTGGGCGTGGCTCGCCGGCCGCGACTTCGTCACGCCGGACGACGTGAAGGCGCTGCTCCGGCCGGTACTGCGGCACCGGGTGCGGCTGCGGCCGGAGGCGGAGCTGGCCGGCGTCACCAGCGACGCCGTGCTCGACTCGGTTCTCGCCAGCGTCCCGACGCCGCGCTGA
- the map gene encoding type I methionyl aminopeptidase, translated as MIEILNDTELARAKVTGALVADILQALKARSTVGTNLLEIDGWTREMIVAAGAESCYVDYEPSFGRGPFGHYICTSVNDAVLHGMPHDYALADGDLLSLDLAVAKDGVAADAAISFVVGDTQPPESLAMIDATQRALRAGIAAARPGARIGDLSHAIGEVLTAAGYPINTEFGGHGIGSTMHQDPHIPNTGRPGRGYTLRPGLLLALEPWIMADTAQLITDADGWTLRSATGSRTVHSEHTIAVTADGAEILTLPTPR; from the coding sequence ATGATCGAGATCCTGAACGACACCGAGCTGGCCCGGGCGAAGGTCACCGGCGCGCTGGTCGCCGACATCCTCCAGGCGCTCAAGGCCCGCAGCACCGTCGGTACCAACCTGCTGGAGATCGACGGCTGGACCAGGGAGATGATCGTCGCGGCCGGCGCGGAGTCCTGCTACGTCGACTACGAGCCGTCGTTCGGCCGCGGCCCGTTCGGCCACTACATCTGCACGTCGGTCAACGACGCCGTGCTGCACGGCATGCCGCACGACTACGCGCTCGCCGACGGCGACCTGCTCAGCCTCGACCTCGCGGTCGCCAAGGACGGCGTCGCGGCCGACGCCGCGATCAGCTTCGTGGTGGGCGACACGCAGCCGCCGGAGAGCCTCGCGATGATCGACGCGACCCAGCGGGCGCTGCGTGCCGGCATCGCCGCCGCCCGGCCGGGGGCCCGCATCGGCGATCTCTCGCACGCCATCGGCGAGGTGCTGACCGCCGCCGGGTACCCGATCAACACCGAGTTCGGCGGGCACGGCATCGGCTCGACAATGCACCAGGACCCGCACATCCCGAACACCGGTCGCCCCGGCCGCGGCTACACCCTGCGGCCCGGGCTGCTGCTTGCGCTGGAGCCGTGGATCATGGCCGACACCGCCCAGCTGATCACCGACGCCGACGGCTGGACGCTGCGCAGCGCCACCGGCAGCCGGACCGTGCACAGCGAGCACACCATCGCCGTCACCGCCGACGGAGCCGAGATCCTCACCCTGCCGACGCCGCGCTGA
- a CDS encoding sigma-70 family RNA polymerase sigma factor: MPIELMSRARAGDGEAFRELTEPYRRELQVHCYRMLGSFHDAEDALQDTLLSAWRGFAGFEGRASLRTWLYRIATHRCLNARRAAGRRNPARWAIPNVEPPEPTRLGEVVWLEPYPDALLADPDTAPPGPEVRIEQAEAISLAFVTALQTLPPRQLAVLILRDVLGFRADEVATMLDTTVDAVKSALKRARSGLRDRQQAGEEPPPAAPAERAIVARFVAAWESADLDALVGLLTDDVFMAMPPLPLEYEGREVVARFCALLFDAGRRFELVPTRANGQPAFGAYLCGPDGTRHGTGLYVLGLAGDRIAAMTRFDAGTLAPFGLPRSLPPR, encoded by the coding sequence ATGCCGATCGAGCTGATGTCACGGGCACGGGCCGGCGACGGCGAGGCGTTCCGCGAGCTGACCGAGCCGTACCGGCGGGAACTGCAGGTGCACTGCTACCGGATGCTCGGCTCCTTCCACGACGCCGAGGACGCGCTGCAGGACACGCTGCTGTCCGCATGGCGCGGCTTCGCCGGCTTCGAGGGCCGCGCGTCGCTGCGCACCTGGCTGTACCGGATCGCCACCCACCGGTGCCTGAACGCGCGCCGCGCCGCCGGCCGCCGCAACCCGGCCCGCTGGGCGATCCCGAACGTCGAACCGCCCGAGCCGACCCGGCTCGGCGAGGTGGTCTGGCTGGAGCCGTACCCGGACGCGCTGCTCGCCGACCCCGACACGGCGCCGCCCGGCCCGGAGGTACGCATCGAGCAGGCCGAGGCCATCTCGCTCGCGTTCGTGACCGCGCTGCAGACGCTGCCGCCGCGCCAGCTCGCCGTCCTCATCCTGCGCGACGTGCTCGGGTTCCGGGCGGACGAGGTGGCGACCATGCTCGACACCACCGTCGACGCGGTGAAGAGCGCCCTCAAACGAGCCCGGTCCGGCCTGCGGGACCGGCAGCAGGCCGGCGAGGAACCGCCACCGGCCGCACCGGCCGAGCGGGCGATCGTGGCACGGTTCGTCGCCGCCTGGGAGTCGGCCGACCTCGACGCGCTGGTCGGGCTGCTCACCGACGACGTGTTCATGGCGATGCCGCCGCTGCCCCTCGAGTACGAGGGCCGGGAGGTGGTGGCCCGGTTCTGCGCCCTGCTGTTCGACGCCGGCCGCCGGTTCGAGCTGGTACCGACGCGGGCGAACGGGCAGCCGGCCTTCGGCGCCTACCTGTGCGGGCCGGACGGGACCCGGCACGGCACCGGGCTGTACGTTCTCGGCCTGGCCGGCGACCGCATCGCCGCGATGACCCGGTTCGACGCCGGCACGCTCGCCCCCTTCGGCCTGCCGCGATCGTTGCCGCCGCGCTAG
- a CDS encoding DUF4129 domain-containing protein has protein sequence MNVSRGWTEFVADLADHVPGGVAGLAALVLLLAGIALLALYWRPRRRRHPEPVDPPAAVEPPEPAADDDAVPELPPAQLASLADRYAAAGRYAEAVRERLRAMVRELVERGVLAHRPEWTVTELAAAAGRAAPQLAGTMTEAAEVFSRIWYARRTATAADDARMRTLATAVSERAGAAR, from the coding sequence GTGAACGTGTCGCGGGGCTGGACCGAGTTCGTCGCCGACCTGGCCGACCACGTACCGGGTGGGGTGGCCGGGCTGGCCGCGCTGGTGCTGCTGCTCGCCGGGATCGCGCTGCTGGCGCTGTACTGGCGGCCGCGACGCCGGCGGCACCCCGAGCCGGTCGATCCGCCGGCCGCGGTCGAGCCGCCGGAGCCGGCGGCCGACGACGACGCGGTACCGGAGCTGCCGCCGGCGCAGCTCGCCTCGCTCGCCGACCGGTACGCAGCGGCCGGCCGCTACGCCGAGGCGGTCCGGGAGCGGCTGCGGGCGATGGTGCGCGAGCTGGTCGAGCGCGGGGTGCTGGCGCACCGTCCGGAGTGGACGGTCACCGAGCTGGCCGCGGCCGCCGGCCGCGCGGCGCCGCAGCTGGCCGGGACGATGACCGAGGCGGCCGAGGTGTTCTCCCGGATCTGGTACGCCCGGCGCACGGCCACCGCGGCCGACGACGCCCGGATGCGTACCCTGGCCACGGCCGTGTCCGAGCGGGCGGGGGCGGCGCGATGA
- a CDS encoding helix-turn-helix domain-containing protein has translation MVRLPLSPAELERGARLGALLRRARGGRSMLDTALDAGVSPETLRKIESGRVATPAFSTIAAIAAVLGLSLDAVWAEINQPDHGVAPARRAGERLAS, from the coding sequence ATGGTCAGGTTGCCGCTCAGTCCCGCCGAGCTCGAACGCGGTGCCCGCCTGGGTGCCCTGTTGCGCCGAGCCCGGGGCGGGCGCTCGATGCTCGACACCGCCCTCGACGCCGGCGTCTCGCCCGAGACGCTCCGCAAGATCGAGTCCGGCCGGGTGGCCACCCCCGCCTTCTCCACCATCGCGGCGATCGCCGCCGTGCTCGGGCTGTCCCTCGACGCGGTGTGGGCCGAGATCAACCAGCCCGACCACGGTGTCGCACCGGCCCGGCGAGCCGGGGAACGACTCGCCTCCTAG
- a CDS encoding DUF58 domain-containing protein, with protein MLTWRPVALLAVLAVALPLWPNPQLGVACSVAAVLALSIVDMVAAAPISRVRLSRTGDTRVRLGESATVRLHVRNEATRPLRATVRDAWVPSAGADRPVRQVSLPAGGSATITMTLTPIRRGDRPARRVTVRSYGPLRFGYRQASARAAAAMTPRWRLRVLPRFSARRYLPEKLARLRVLDGAVTIRGRGQGTEFDALREYVPGDDVRSIDWRGTARSADVLVRTWRPERDRRVLCVLDTGRTAAVRIGDEPRLDAALDACLLLAAVASRGGDRVDLLAADTEVRAAVRGAGAASLLPRFADALAPLTPALVETDFELVTGEILRTERKRSLVVLFTELAPGALVEGLLPVLPMLTDRHTVLLAATHDDTLDRLTDRHDGLPEVYGAAAAERALAERRRIADALRRNGVVVVDAAAAEFASAVTDRYLDLKATGRL; from the coding sequence ATGCTGACCTGGCGGCCGGTTGCGCTGCTCGCCGTGCTGGCGGTGGCGCTGCCGCTGTGGCCGAACCCGCAGCTCGGGGTGGCGTGCTCGGTCGCCGCGGTGCTGGCGCTGTCCATCGTGGACATGGTGGCCGCGGCACCGATCTCCAGGGTCCGGTTGTCCCGCACCGGTGACACCCGGGTCCGGTTGGGCGAGTCGGCGACGGTACGGCTGCACGTGCGCAACGAGGCGACCCGGCCGCTGCGGGCCACGGTGCGGGACGCCTGGGTACCGTCGGCAGGCGCGGACCGGCCGGTCCGGCAGGTGTCGCTGCCGGCCGGCGGCAGCGCGACGATCACCATGACGCTGACCCCGATCCGGCGCGGTGACCGGCCGGCGCGGCGGGTCACGGTCCGCTCGTACGGCCCGCTGCGGTTCGGCTACCGGCAGGCGAGCGCCCGGGCCGCGGCCGCGATGACGCCGCGGTGGCGACTGCGGGTGTTGCCCCGCTTCTCCGCCCGCCGGTACCTGCCGGAGAAGCTCGCCCGGCTGCGGGTGCTGGACGGCGCGGTGACGATCCGCGGCCGCGGCCAGGGCACCGAGTTCGACGCGCTGCGCGAGTACGTACCGGGCGACGACGTGCGGTCGATCGACTGGCGGGGTACCGCCCGCAGCGCCGATGTGCTGGTGCGCACCTGGCGGCCGGAACGGGACCGCCGGGTGCTGTGCGTGCTGGACACCGGCCGCACCGCGGCGGTCCGGATCGGCGACGAGCCGCGGCTGGACGCCGCCCTGGACGCCTGCCTGCTGCTCGCCGCAGTCGCCTCCCGCGGCGGTGACCGGGTCGACCTGCTCGCCGCCGACACCGAGGTACGTGCGGCGGTTCGGGGCGCGGGCGCGGCCAGCCTGCTGCCCCGGTTCGCCGACGCGCTGGCGCCGCTGACGCCGGCGCTGGTGGAGACCGACTTCGAGCTGGTCACCGGGGAGATCCTGCGCACCGAGCGGAAGCGCTCGTTGGTCGTGCTGTTCACCGAGCTCGCTCCGGGCGCGCTGGTGGAGGGGCTGCTTCCGGTGCTGCCGATGCTGACCGACCGGCACACGGTGCTGCTCGCCGCAACGCACGACGACACCCTGGACCGGCTGACCGACCGGCACGACGGTCTCCCCGAGGTGTACGGGGCGGCCGCCGCCGAGCGGGCCCTGGCGGAGCGGCGCCGCATCGCCGATGCGTTGCGGCGCAACGGTGTCGTGGTGGTCGACGCCGCGGCGGCCGAGTTCGCCAGCGCGGTCACCGACAGGTACCTCGACCTCAAGGCGACCGGGCGGCTCTGA
- a CDS encoding TetR/AcrR family transcriptional regulator, translating to MSIQSRRERERAERHQLIVTAARELAEAEGWDAVTTRRLAARIEYSQPVLYSHFRGKEAIMEAAALEGIGELSERLRAAREGESDPAAAMRAVAASYVEFAAQQPALYAAMFTLTSDLSFGTAASPATLRAAFGEFMATVRPFARPGVDLETLTETFWAALHGLVSLGDSHRLRPGRTADRLALLVDRFLS from the coding sequence ATGAGCATCCAGTCCCGTCGGGAACGGGAACGCGCCGAGCGACACCAGCTGATCGTCACCGCGGCCCGTGAGCTGGCCGAGGCCGAAGGCTGGGACGCGGTCACCACCCGCCGGCTCGCCGCCCGGATCGAATACAGCCAGCCCGTGCTGTACAGCCACTTCCGCGGGAAGGAGGCGATCATGGAAGCGGCCGCGCTGGAGGGCATCGGGGAGCTGAGCGAGCGCCTGCGCGCGGCCCGGGAGGGCGAGAGCGACCCGGCGGCGGCGATGCGTGCCGTCGCGGCCAGCTACGTCGAGTTCGCCGCGCAGCAACCCGCGCTCTACGCGGCGATGTTCACGCTCACCAGCGATCTGTCCTTCGGCACCGCGGCGAGCCCGGCGACGCTGCGCGCGGCGTTCGGCGAGTTCATGGCGACCGTACGGCCGTTCGCCCGGCCCGGTGTCGACCTGGAGACGCTCACCGAGACGTTCTGGGCGGCCCTGCACGGCCTCGTCTCGCTCGGCGACAGCCACCGGCTGCGCCCCGGCCGTACCGCCGACCGGTTGGCCCTGCTGGTCGACCGCTTCCTGAGCTGA